One Misgurnus anguillicaudatus chromosome 22, ASM2758022v2, whole genome shotgun sequence DNA segment encodes these proteins:
- the LOC129444654 gene encoding zinc finger BED domain-containing protein 4-like: MSMLSLTAQWITENFEKRQVILHSQEFPGSHTAEALVAKYNDMLKAWNIQKEKVHVVLRDNAKNIAKAMRDCNLNSVPCMAHTLHLVVHEGVLSQRAVRDAVAIGRCIVGHFKHSPQAYSRLGDIQKQLGQSPKRLQQDIDTRWNSTFYMLTSLLEQKHALMAYTADYDIPNLNATQWKLIENMVSILAPFEELTKEISSIKSSVANVIPSISALKRLLERISDSDHGVKTSKQTLLEAVVKRFSDIHREPVYVVATILDPRYKDRYFDDQTKPEAHRLLSEVLDVRVRRGHSSGEKMVETVATPKTLLSSSLQQMHEEILRDTSGSDVYRESDSVAPEINLYLSEHVIPRSAEPLVFWESNKGRFPALAEAARVYLSAPPTSVDSERLFSTAAHVLDEKRNRLTSQNAECLT, encoded by the exons ATGTCTATGTTGAGTTTGACGGCGCAGTGGATAActgaaaattttgaaaaaaggcaAGTGATTCTCCACTCCCAAGAATTTCCTGGTTCACACACTGCTGAGGCTTTAGTCGCTAAATACAATGACATGTTAAAGGCTTGGAACATACAAAAGGAGAAAGTGCACGTCGTGCTACGTGATAATGCAAAGAATATTGCAAAGGCTATGAGGGATTGCAATTTGAACAGTGTGCCGTGTATGGCACATACTCTTCATTTAGTGGTTCACGAGGGAGTTCTATCACAACGCGCCGTCCGTGATGCTGTGGCTATTggcaggtgcattgttggccaTTTTAAGCATTCGCCTCAGGCATACTCCCGTTTAGGAGATATTCAAAAACAACTTGGTCAATCTCCTAAAAGGTTGCAGCAAGACATCGACACACGATGGAATAGTACATTCTATAtgctcacctctctgctggaaCAAAAACATGCTTTGATGGCATATACAGCTGACTATGACATTCCGAATCTCAATGCAACACAATGGAAATTAATTGAAAATATGGTTTCCATTCTTGCACCCTTTGAAGAGTTGACCAAAGAAATTAGTTCAATAAAATCATCTGTGGCGAATGTCATCCCATCCATAAGTGCTCTGAAACGTCTCCTTGAGAGAATTTCTGATTCTGACCATGGAGTTAAAACATCCAAACAAACACTCCTGGAAGCTGTTGTAAAAAGGTTCTCCGACATTCATAGGGAACCTGTATATGTTGTGGCTACGATCCTTGATCCAAG GTACAAGGATAGATACTTTGATGATCAAACCAAACCAGAAGCACACCGACTGCTCAGCGAAGTGTTGGACGTACGAGTGAGGCGGGGACATAGCTCTGGTGAGAAGATGGTAGAAACTGTGGCCACACCAAAAACTCTTCTATCAAGTTCTTTGCAGCAGATGCATGAGGAAATTCTCAGGGACACCAGTGGTAGTGATGTTTACAGAGAAAGTGATTCGGTAGCACCCGAGATAAATCTGTACCTCTCTGAGCATGTCATCCCAAGATCTGCAGAACCACTGGTGTTTTGGGAGAGTAACAAAGGTCGGTTCCCAGCTTTAGCAGAGGCAGCTAGAGTCTACCTTAGTGCTCCACCAACAAGTGTTGATAGTGAGAGGCTATTCAGTACCGCCGCACACGTTTTGGATGAAAAGAGAAATAGACTGACTTCCCAAAATGCAGAATGCCTTACCTAA